The Nicotiana tabacum cultivar K326 chromosome 1, ASM71507v2, whole genome shotgun sequence genome segment GTGGCAATTTGAGCTCAAACCCATTTGACACGTTTAACCCGCCCAAGATTAGATTGGTCATTGACTCGTCCATTTGATGAACTCAGCTCATCTTGACACAACCCGTTCAGCCCATCTAAAGTTGGATTGATctttagcccaaattgatccataagtaactttgctaaaatatttgtttgaaatgagcataacaaaagaaaaaagtgtTAATTCATAATTGAAAACAATTCATTAGAAACAATACACATTAATTAACACTTGATAAATGTTGGGTGATGACCCAAATTTTAGCCCAACTTGACCCAGCCAAGTTACTTTTGGGCGGGTCATTGACCTGCCCATTTATTGACTCAACAAACTTTGATCCGCTCAAAATCAGCTCAATCCGCCCATTTGACACCCTCTATTTATGGTTACAGATCGACCTCAAAAGCCTGATGTTGGTTATGGTTATGgttcaaattatttatttttgatatataTTATGTTTTTACGTAATTTGATTTAGATCATTAATTCAGTTTAGTAGGcatatctctttttttttccttgtatttttgtttcaattaattcttttctatttaaaatTCTTTTGGCCTGAAAAATGAAGGGAAGGAAAAGAAATATTAAAACTTTAGACTTCTTGTAGTCGAGAATTCTTGTAGTGAAGTTAGTTTTAGTGTTAGGTATATTTAGTTACATACGTAAAAAGATCGGTAACTTTCTGCGAGTTTAATGAGTCAAATATGTAAAATAAAAACACACGTCAAAAAATACCTTAAAAACCATATTCCCCCAAGCAAATCAATGGCAATTAGGCCAACAgttagagaaaaataatacaattagtAGTTACTTATTACCTTTCATCCATTcattaattcttaaattatgcAAATTTTGTTACCGTCTTTTTCTCCTTACAATTGAGTATAATATCACCTTCCTTTGTAGCTTTATAAGTAAGAAAACATAACGTTTTGCCTCGTCAATTACCCTTATTTCTACCTTTCGAAATTTCACTTTTGACTCTGAGCTTCGAATAGAACAATGGATACTacgaagaaaaaagagaagaagaaggaagtgaTACGATTAGAACGAGAATCTGTTATTCCAGTTCTTAAATCCAGGCTAATTATGACATTAGCCAATTTAATCGAACATAATTCAGATCGCGATGAATTTCTCAAGCTATCCAAAAGGGTTGAGTACACAATTCGTGCGTGGTACCTTATACAATTTGAAGATTTAATGCAATTATACGCGTTATTTGATCCTGTTCATGGTGCTCAAAATCTCGAGCAACAAAAATTCTCAGATGATGATATCGACGTACTTGAACAAAATTTCTTGAGATATTTATTCCAAATTATGGACAAGAGTAACTTCAAAATCGCCACAGATGAAGAGCTAGAAATTGCGAATTCAGGGCAATATTTGTTAAATCTACCAATAACGGTTGATGAATCTAAGCTTGATACTAAGTTATTGTCAAAATATTTTGCTAATCATCACCACGATGAAAAACTCCCTGAGTTTGCTGATAAATATGTAATTTTTCGTCGTGGCATTGGAATTGACAGGACGACAGATTGGTTTATTATGGAAAAAATTGACATGATAATTACGCGTACATGGAAATGGCTATTGAAAAAAACAGGTGGTGATAAATATTTTCGAAGAAAAATTAATAAGAAAAAGAAACCGCTGAAGAAAAGAATCCCTTCTGAAGAAGAACAAGATTTTTACGTTGAACGAATTCGAATTCAGAATATGGAACTTACTGTCCCaaatgtattgggaaaaattacaaTTCAAGAACCAACATTTGAAAGGATAATCGTGGTGTACAGACGAGCTAGTGAAGACGAAGAAAAACCCGATAGAGGAATTTATGTGAAGCATTTGAAAAATATACCAATGGCTGATTTAGAAATTGTTTTACCTGAGAAAAAGAATCCAAGTTTAACACCAATGGATTGGGTACAATTTATTGCATCTGCAATTGTTGGTCTTTTTGCAGTTGTGACCTCTCTTGACATGCCAGAAGCTGATTTATGGGTCCTTTTTGCAATTTTATCCACAATAATTGGCTATTGTGCAAAAATTTACTTCACATTTCAACAGAATATGGCTCAGTATCAGAATTTAATCACACAATCAATGTATGATAAACAATTAGACAGTGGACGTGGTACACTTCTACATTTGTGTGATGACGTTATACAACAAGAAGTTAAAGAAgtaattatttcatattttatattaATGGAACAAGGGAAAGCTACATTATTGGATCTTGATCAAAGATGTGAGGAATTAATTAAAGAAAGATTTGGAATAAGCTGTAATTTTGATGTAGATGATGCAGTTCAGAAGCTAGAGAAATTAGGAATTGTTTCAAAGGATGAAATTGGAAGGTATTTTTGTATTGGTCTTAAAAGGGCTAATGAGATTATTGGGACAACTACTGAAGAACTTGTTCTTAAAGCAAGACAAGGTCAAGGTCAACCTGCAATTACTTAATAGGAATACTGTCgtcagtggcggagccagaatttttatTAAGGGGAGTCAAAATATACAGAAATAAACTCTCCAAGAAGTCAAGGGGTGTCATTATATAGTAcatacatattttttttaaaaaataccaaGTTATACAGCGTGATTTTCCGGCGAAGAGGTATCGGTCGACACCCCTTTGTTGCACGTGGCTCCGCCACTGGCTCTCGTATTAATTGCTCTGACGCATATATTAAATAGTCATTTTATGCGTCCATCTATCATTCAGGATCGGAGCAGCTAGCCATGTGGTTTTCCCAAAAGATAGTCGTGAGTTCTTCGCCAAATTAGATGATTTATTTTACCTATCTTTTGTAATTTTGTTTCTATTGGTTTTTGTGAGAATAATTTGGAAATGACTCGATGAGGAAAGTTAAAAGGTGACAGAAATATCCTCAGCGAGTATTATCCAGAATGATTCCTGTAATTTTTATTAATGCACATCGTAATTTTGTGTCAATTTTGTAGCAAAAAAGAATAAATGGAGTTGAATATTCTCAAATTGTCTGATTCTACACACTAATGGCAGCTGTATGACCTCTCGGAAGTTAGTTGGAGCTTGAGGTATTGTTAGAATAAAAAATGGAGATATGGTTATAGCCTTTGCTAATCTTCTCCCATTCTCAACTAACAATTACAGTGAAATACAAGCTGCATGTTGCTCCCAACGCACAcgtaagtatacgtggtcgacaagtaatataggattgtaagtccagatatcgcaCCCACagagacttatgattaactatcaactaaattaaaccaaacaattaatctattcaagtaAATCCTAATGtatgaatatttaaataaaattaatctaaagtaacaaattaagagatcAAAGAAAACAACGACAAGCTTAACGGCGAATTCAATGTGGGTGAATATTCTAGAGTTATGGGTTAGCTAGCAATCCTgttgagttttccacttaaatcatctaattaatttatctgatttattggttgacagggttaatattgctcgtagccttctcccgaagtacaactcgcctattcaagctaacctaacgcctatattcctatggaattagaattaacaagaacgcatttataattcccgtataataaccaagcaaggcgattaggtatattcctaacCTAACAACAAATCCGCACTCCCTAAGAGTTAAGATCTttctctactcaatcttatatgcaatctagaattccctctcccgagttcaattcccgagttcaatcctagattcgtagatagtattcaattggtgatcaagcaatcaaataattaagcgcaagattgaataaataaaccaatacgataaaataataagaacaattcaagcttcaaactacaacgttcatgtagcacccaaaactctagaacaaataaactatgagattaaaggaagagaagagaagaaaaactagttagaagcctcctccaagcgtggtgtgtCTTCTCCTacgtgaattctccttcaaagtatgttaGATTTGTCCCAAGTGGCGTCTCCCCTCCAAAAAATatgtttagtcttgcttttatacatgttgggtaggtttagggccgaaataaccttgtcccgggcgAAATTGGAGAAAATTCACGTCATTGGCGCCCTCCACGACGCTCCAATATTTTAGCTTCTGTTTTTGGCGCCACAGGTAGGGTTGGGCGCCACCTGTGGCGCTGAAATATGCCCTTTCCCTGTTTTCGTCCGTTTTGGCTCTAATTTCGCACATATCGCCTCCGATGCTCCCCGATTATTCCTACAAATAAAAACACATCAAATTAACATAAATCAATACATTTCACATCCTAAATTCATGAAACAAAAGTAAaacatgaggcgatatacatacaaatatatatatactttaagctaaacatcaCTGCACAATTTGGTATTGACTGGTGTTGCACATAGAACTTACCCAACTTCCCTCATTGTTTGAATTCACTCTTGGTCGTTAACATGATCCAAAGGAAGATCAAACCACCTTGGCAACTAGAAAATAGTCTGGAACATATCATTGATAGGGCGAGGGAGAGGAATATTAAGGTTTCTCACTTTTATAGGGATAGTAATATGGTAGCCGATGCACTTGCCAAACACGCTACCACAAtacatcaaaataccatttttacaCAAGAAGGTGATTTACCTagaagacaagaggggttgctccgATAGTAAGCAAccttcacttccaaccaagaggttgtgagttcgagtcttccCAAGAGTAAGGTAGGAATTTCTTGGAGGGAAGGACGCCGAGGGTCTATTAGGAAACAACCTTCTACCTTagggcaggggtaaggtctgcgtatatattaccctccccagacccgaTCAAGTGGAATTATACTGGATCGTTGTTGTGAGGTGATTTACCTAGAGAATAAGCCTGAAGAGCACTTAGAGTGGACAAGCTGGGCTGCCAACATTCAGAATCAGACTAGTGAAatatgcccccccccccccccccaccaccaccactacACGAAGTGGGTggatgaatttaaaataaaataaaataaaatcagccAGTATGAAAAAAGTGGTCGGTCGAAGATAAgggttttataattatttattttactaAATTGGTCATTTTAGGGAAAGAATTAAGATAGTCATGgcaattgaatttatttttaatataataaaaGTTTTACGAAATTTGTCATTTTAAGGAAAGAATTAAGATAGTCATGGCAATTGAATTTATTTTCAATCTAATAAAAAATTTGCGAAATTTAGTTAAATAAATGACTTTATTTAGAGAACTCCATAGTTGTTCATCTTCTTATTGTACAAGATCAACATAATTTTAATGTTGAGGAGTAGTTACAGATAATTTGTTTAACTACATTGATTGACAACCTTAAACGAATAATATGATTTAACGTGTCAAAATCCCGTATAAATTCTAAAAgcgcttttaatttttttttgtatttttagaaaaaagtgcttttaacaTGTACATGTGCCCTTAATTTGTGTCAACTGGGACTCGAGCTTATGAATGGCAAAAAATTATCGCAGGAAGCATTTCTCCGTTTAATAGGCTCTACACGATGTAAATTTAAATTAGTTGGAGTTTCAGTACAAATATCGAACATCGAATGAGAAATAAGAAAAGTGTTGAGTGACTTATTGTAGATCTTTTAAacacaaaaactaaaaaaagattcttaaaaaaaaacaaaatactcCTTCGTTACTAGTTTATataaacctattttctttttaatttgttcCAAAAAATATCACCTTTTTCTAAATTTAGAAGCAATCAAATTTGAAATTCTCATTTTACCGTTAGTGACAAGCATTAGTCACATCAATATTATCAGTGGCGAAGCTATGAATTTCTCAAGGGTATTCAAATTTGAAACAAGCAAAAAAAAATCCgataaagggtgttcaatatatgtgttatatatatacctctaaaacgtaatattttgCTTATATACACAGTATAATTTTTTAACAAAGGGTGATCAATTGACCACCCTTATGACCATGTGGTTATGGCATATTTATATTACAAGTCTTAAAATTTTATAGCCACGTAAATTATTATGGCACGTTTAAAAacataaattttaaaattctttCGTTTTTTAAAATTCATGTTCAGTCAAACAGGATCACATAAAATGAAAACGAAGGGGTATTAGACTTCGAGATCGCAACCACTATTTCACAAAAATAAGATTGAATGAACCAAACTGAAAAAATACTAGCCACATGAATGCAGAACATTTTCCTAAAGAACCGTATAGCTAAGTACAGTTTGACCTATTCAACCTTAATCACCCGTTCCGCCATGACCATGGCCATGACCACCGGAATAACCACCGCTCGCATCAATAGCTATGCTTGTCAGCGCCACCGCAGCGACAGCACCAGCTACGACGGTAGCACCGCTACCGCCATCACCGTTCCCGTTCCCATGCACGTTTCCTCCGTCTCCGTCTCCGCTATCATCGTACGTGTGACGAGCAGAAACTCTGCTTTTCATTCGGCTCGTCTCGATGCTTGCAGGACGCTcgctattattgttgttgttgttgttgtcgttctTACAGAATGTGAAGAAAATTACTATAATGACAAACGCTGAAAGGATGACGATGCTGACTATAGCATACGCCTCCATGATTGTATTGTACCCTTTTTTGGATACAAAATCTTGAAAAAATTTATAGAACGATGGATGAGTTTAGGGTTTTGATGTATTGAGGATTTTCTTGTTTTTGAAGTTTAAGTTATGTGATTTCTGCAGAAAGTTGGATGCATTTGCATGTTGGAATTTTCTTTGGATGACAAATGGGCAATGGACTACCTCTCGATATATCTAAGCTATCAAAAATATTTAAGAagcatatttatttatttatttattattattattactagtCTTGGGATATGAGTTTTGCGACGTGTTACACGTGTCAATGAGTATACACAATTTTAAAACTATAGCCTAAACATGGACTGCActttcaagaaaataattatacaaaatttaAAGCATATACAATAGGAGTAGGTTTTATATCTAATTCGCGAGAAAAGTGTACGTTGGATGGAACGTTGAAATTACTTTATCAAATTCAGATATGCATGTTCCTAGCTAGTTCATATGTTTACGCACAATAAAAAAATGTTATAAACAAATTATTTGAGTCATATTAGGTAAATTTAGTTGATTTTAGTGTCCTATATGTTTTTATATagtaattcaaataagaaaagcTTTAATAAGCCGTATTTTCGTTGACTTTATAAcactaaatattaggaaaataattaaatattaatttttctaatgtgaaatttattttaaaaattaaaaattcggGACAACATTTCTCTAAAAAAATAAAGCTTTCTGTTTTTAATATAGTAGAGATTATTATTGTTATTCAATTGAATCTCCTTTCTTCGCCTACGACTTCATAATGATTGTGTAGTGATAGCGGATAGAATATTTGGTGAAAGTTCACATTCACCAAAATCTGGTCACGACTCGGAttttctcaccctcgggagtcgtgatggcacatactAGTAAAAGTTAGGCAAGCTAAacatttgaattatttacctttttctattttttaatcctttaacaattaagaGCCAACATTATAATAACAACGGAATTAAAAGCGGAAGACTGAAACGTAATATATTAATAAAGATGTCAATACCAATCCATACGtaaactacccaagactggtgtcacaatttctcAGActatctaggaatactacaaataaaggtccgaaagatttattacaacactgtctctgaaatgtataaaagaaacagaataaaAGGATATGAGAAGACGCCAAGGCAtgcggacacctgcaggactacctcggaatctccgaatagactaaaggcagcaacccaaagctACGGTCCGTATGTTCCagtaccaggatctgcacacagtgcagagtgtattatcagcacaaccgaccccatgtgctggtaagtgtctagcctaacctcggtgaagtagtaacgaggctaggaccagactaccaaataaacctgtgcaactaaatcatatacagcgaaaATAAAGCAGAAATGTACAGTTAAGGATCGGAGGGGGGAAACATCAAGTAATAGCAGAAGAACAACAGGTAAATACAAGGAACACCATAACttaattatcaacaagaatcagaaatcaaacaactgcacaacatcacccttcgtgcttttactcgcgtcatcaccataagaatcaatataatctgcacggcatcacccttcgtgcttttactctcgtcctcaccataagaatcaatataatcggcacggaattgtacttcgtgcggcacggcatcacccttcgtgttttacactcttcctcacaaaatcatacacggcatcacccttcgtgctttaacactcttcctcacccaaacaacaatcacaaggcaataagggaaagggaatcaacaaatttacaataaaatcccggcaagggaacaatagtacaacaatcatatcccggcaaaaaaataacatcaaaacaataacgtcccggcaagggagataacattaaaacaacaatatcccggcaagggagacaatgtcataatcctcttttcttttcacatttacttcacaactctaTTCAccatttgagccaatgctccataaggttcaattgccaattatacttccacaaatcattTTACAACTTGTGCCAACactcttcaatgttcaaataccaatattacttctacaagccttgctcaacaatagaaatcatcacataaggcatgaacaatacaaacggaaTCATattaatcataatataagactcacgggcatgcttgacatcaacgtatagatactcgtcaccatgcctatacgtcgtactcaacaattaacacgtagcaaataggacatgactcctaatccctcaagctaaggttagaccaaacacttacctcaatatCACGaactcaagcctcaactaccgctttacctcttgtttccaccactaattcgctcgtatctagccataagttacttaactatatcaataaatgcttaatgaattaattctaatgcatgaaaataggttttctaaagtttttcccaaaaagtcaaaaattgcccccgggcccacatggtcaaaacccgaggttcgaaccaaaatccaattatccattcctccaaaaacccaaatatataatttgttttgaaatcggacctcaaattgagatccaaatccccaaaatttgaaaaacctaggctctatccaaaacacccaatttccccatgaaaacccttgattttgagttgaaatcatgtgaaaagatattgaagattgaagaaaacgagttagaaatgacttacaatcaatttggagaagaacttttctttggaaaatctcccaagagagtttatgttttgaaagagtttgaaaaatgaaagactttcggctaagtcatgaatttgcaagtcgcaattgcgaccagggttcgcaattgcgaacccttcaggaCCTGctaatatcgcatttgcgatcactgttcgcaattgcgaactcacATTTGTGATGGggtagtcgcatttgcgacaatggGGATTTCTGGGCTTTTCGGCATTTGTGATCAGGCTTGCCCAGGCCTTCTTTTGCATTTGTGATGGcttattcgcatttgcgatctcgcATTAATGCAAAGCCTGTAGACCTGTAACATACCAGCAATTCCAAAGTCCAAATTTCacttcgtggcctatccaaaactcactcgagccctcgggcctccaaaccaaacatgcacactaacccaaaaacatcatacgaacttgctcgtgcaatcaaatcaccaaaataacatcaacaactatgaatttagcatcaaaatcaaagaaaatctcaagaactttcaaaatttcaaattttacaactaaggttccgaatcacgtcatatgacctccgtttcttaccaaattttacaagctcgacttaaatcacatataagacctgtaccggtctccggaaccaaaatacgggcccgataccatcaaattccaaatattcatttccaaaaactcatatatattccagaaaacaattttctttaaaaattcattgctcgggcttgggacctcggaattcgactccgggcatacgcccaagtcccatattttcctacggaccctccaggaccgtcaaatcacgggtccaagtacgtttacccaaaatgttgaccgaagtcaacttaaattcattttaaaagcaaaatttatcatttttcacagatcttcacataatggctttctggATACGCGTTCGGACTGTGCAcataaatcgaggtgagacagaaagaggtttttaaggcttcagaatatagaatttatttctaaaacaagtgatgaccttttgggccaTCACATTAAAATGAACAGCCTTATTAATTTATGGCTAAATAGAATTTGAGTGATcgtaaaagaaaaaacaaatacaGTCATACTTATCTATAATAATAACCCTATATAACAAAACTTCACTATAAAAGTTAAGTTTTTTCGCAACTAATTTCCATATTATGtgataatatatgttctctatgaTAGTACATCGCTATAACATctaaaaatattcggaacaatcGAGACTGTTATAGAAAGGTTTGACTGTACACTTAAATGAAATATGGACGAGAAATGTTTTCTTCTACAAATATTCAAGTACTAATACTAATACCATTTCACTAAACTTTAACAATAATTTGTGTAAGCACATAATTTTTGACCTGCGCAACTTTTAAAAgtagtattttaaaaatatttacttgtTTTCATTTTAATTGGATTTTagtcaacttttaatttttattttacgaacataagtttaaaaacataaaatagttttataatatttcttctcttattatatatctttttttatttatttaattttattagcattttataataataatattttaatttttaccatTATTTTAATATAGTTTTCTCTACCTtttataacatttaaaaataccaaaaatacttttatttttatatatatagttcactttaatagtttattcttATTAACTAAGATTAATCAGTATATTTtgatagtatttttatttttatttttattcaatgagaaagaattgaatttgggcCAGTTGGGAgctcatttttggattttagtGGCCCAGTACGACAAATGCCCATTCTTCCCAATTCCTTTTATCCCAAACCCTTTTCTCACCCATCAAACCATTCCCTTAATTATGGatcatttgcatctatacccgctttttggggtcacgttttaacttgtgcccgctttgcaaaaaaaaaatacaagcaTACCCACATTTTTGTGTTACTTCAgcatacgggcctgaagtagcaaaggcaatcacgcaaaacttcagcattctagtagacgggcctgaagtgttctgaagtttttgtttgtaactgtttaacttaagcataatagctgaagttttgttctctatttgcttaaatttttatttgtaattgctgaacttaagcataatagctgaagttttgttctctatttcctgaattttttgtttgtaattgctgaacttaagcattctagaagctgaagttttttttgtcaTTAGTTTTGTcgttaagctttttcaaaaacttcagcagaagatgctgaagttatttagttcatttataaaaacttcagcactaaataagctgaagttttttttgtctggattcattagttttgtcattaagctttttcaaaaacttcagcagaagatgctgaagttatttagttcatttataaaaacttcaacactaaataagctaaagttttttgtcctggattcattagttttgtcataaagctttttcaaaaacttcagaaGAAGATGCtaaaattatttagttcatttgtaaaaacttcagcacaatataagctgaagtttttgaaaaagctttctaacatactagataaataatcacctTATTCTTTCATAGTGTATTACTAATATAAAATAATCAGATTGCCGACAGCATCCAAATCATAAATTTTTGAA includes the following:
- the LOC107804526 gene encoding uncharacterized protein LOC107804526, whose translation is MDTTKKKEKKKEVIRLERESVIPVLKSRLIMTLANLIEHNSDRDEFLKLSKRVEYTIRAWYLIQFEDLMQLYALFDPVHGAQNLEQQKFSDDDIDVLEQNFLRYLFQIMDKSNFKIATDEELEIANSGQYLLNLPITVDESKLDTKLLSKYFANHHHDEKLPEFADKYVIFRRGIGIDRTTDWFIMEKIDMIITRTWKWLLKKTGGDKYFRRKINKKKKPLKKRIPSEEEQDFYVERIRIQNMELTVPNVLGKITIQEPTFERIIVVYRRASEDEEKPDRGIYVKHLKNIPMADLEIVLPEKKNPSLTPMDWVQFIASAIVGLFAVVTSLDMPEADLWVLFAILSTIIGYCAKIYFTFQQNMAQYQNLITQSMYDKQLDSGRGTLLHLCDDVIQQEVKEVIISYFILMEQGKATLLDLDQRCEELIKERFGISCNFDVDDAVQKLEKLGIVSKDEIGRYFCIGLKRANEIIGTTTEELVLKARQGQGQPAIT